ttgccaggtccgactcgggaaatacctggggactttgggggtggagccaggagactttggggatggagccaggagcaagggtgtgacaagcaagtctgaactccaaacggagttcaggtcatatttaaagggacatttcttttaatgccttccctccattggaaataatggaggacaggggcaccttcttttggggctcatggaattggaccccctggcggatctttttgaaatttgggagggttttttaggagaggcaccaggtgtaagctgaaaatgtggtgcctctattattctccatagggtataatggagcacttagtggacatttccctccccccactttctggtaTCCCTAAAGTGGTGGGGAGGGTCGTCAAACGAGGGGATCCCCTGACACAATAATGTAACTGTCATTATTGGGACTGTGTCTTTAAGAAGAATAGGACTGTATTCCCTTTAGAAGTATACATTTTCATTGACAGTGAATTTTCTTTGTAAATGTAGTTGGAATTGTGATGGAATATATGCAAATGTTGGCAAAATGAGTATATTGAAAGGTATGAATTATTGAATAGAGTTGTATGAGATATTTTGAAGAGTTAGAGTGCTTCTTTGTAAGTAAGCGCACAAGCAGTGgtttttttggagttttttcatACCTGCCCGCTGTGGTTTCCCATAGTGTTGTAATCCACCTGGGGAATTAGATCTGTTTGAACTGATTTATTATAGTgcctgtcaccccagagtcggaaacgactggtgctttcacaggggactatctttaccgtTTTATAATTATGCAAACTCACCACTTTGGAATCAATGTAGAATATCAAGCATCTTAAATGTGGAACACCATTACCTTCTGTTCATTACTTTTCTGTTCAATGTTTTAAAAGTGTTATACGTTGATGTTTGAAAGTCTTATGAACAGAAAGTAATGGTGTTCCACATTTAAtattctacatcaggggtggccaacggtagctctccagatgttttttgcctacaactcccatcacccccagccagcatggccaatggctggggctgatgggagttgtaggcaaaaaacatctggagagctaccattggtcaacCCCTGTTCTACATTGATTCTAAAGCGGTAAGTTTGCATTATTATAGCCTATCCTTAAAAATgttaataaaatttataaaggtttGTGTAATTTTACAAATTGTATGCATTGTATTGTAGCCCTGGAGAGGCACTATTTAAACCGCTTATGAGAGAATAAGATCATGGCAGGGCAGCTCTCCAGAAGCCAGCAAATTGCCAAAGAACTGATCCAGTTCCTTTGATGAAGAACCGAAACGGGCTACGTAGTTATTAAAATTCCGTCAGCGTCAGGAGATATAAATTGGAGCATATTTGCATTCTGTAGAGCTGGTGTTATATTGAGACGTGGAATTTGGTGGGGAAAACACTAGCACTTTATTTCAAGGTCTAGTGTCATGTTTTGAGATGTGGAATATGTAAATTTGTTGCTTGTACTTTTAGCTGGGCCAGTATAGAAGGTGTAAATTGACACACAGATATAAATGAACATTTCTGTAACACAGACTTTAATTATATTAAAAAGTAGAAAAATAATTTGTGCATGGTGAGGTTTTTTCATTTAGTCGTGTTGTATTACCCCATGGTCCTGATATTTTCATTGATTctttgaatttaggcagatcatgagggcagacaggaagggttagggttatcaggcccccaagcaattggctgtaatctgcttccttctccctttctcttgcttccttctgcataacaacttgctttgccaggcttgctcaattgcacagcagagctacagagcaaagcctctatgttctccattagctgaggctcctctcttggagaggaggggggagggagagcttgctttgccaggctctctcaatagcacagcagagcctctcttccttctattggctgaggctcctccctctcctggccccctggggaacaaaggaaagacccagagcttcctttgcccagttccctgtatcccatggaagagctacaaagaaagcacctttaagatcaatgagtgctaatgttttaagcatgttttattttaattatgtttctctgtgtcctttataaagtttatatctttactACCAaattttaaataggaacacaaatggcccagcctgacatggctcggctcaacaaggtctcatttatgtcagattcagccctcataacaaatgagtttgacacccttggcttatagtttgaataaaactttattggtcttaagtGTGTACTCCTATGTGGAGTTACTCCCAATGAATTTAGCCTGGAGTAACTGCATATGATTACACTGTCGATTTCAGGACAGTTCCAGTTATGGAGCTCTGTCCCTAACTCATATTTGTGTTACTTAAACCTTTTCAACAAACTCTCCTCTCACTCAACCTTTCAAACCATCAACTGAAAAAAATTCAACTGCCAAAATCTCAACTGACTTCTGTTCCCCCGCCCACAATGGGCTCTCATTGGTTGCTCTGTTACTgggtgttttctttttcttctctgttaCCTACTGTGATTGACAGTAGGCTGTCTAACCCCTGAAGGTGAAAACAACCATTCACTtgagcctatgggagtgctgctcctgcatccaatcacctttcagaAGGTGGATCTGCTGTTAGAGGGAGGCACAGGAAGTGGCAGTTCAGGTCAAGTCTGCCTCAGGGAGGGAACAATGATAGTTCAGGTCTGCCTCAGAAAAAGAGCAGATGGAGTGAAGGGTAGTTCTACTTGGTATTGTGGCAAAGTGGTTTTGCTCCAATTCGGAGAGACAATAGAGTACTCAGTTGTTAGACCTGTCTCTGGTAATGAGCAGACCTTGTACCATTCAGTCTGACTCTTGGGGAAAGGCAGACTAGTGTGGttctccaccactcttaaccattataccatgtTGGCTctcacttcctctccccacaacaggtgaggcagagagagttctgagagaactgtgactctcccaaggtcacccagcaggcttcatgtgaaggaaaggggaatcaaacccagtgctccagattagagtctgctgctcttaaccgttACATCATactaacttaaccactacaccacgctgctTCATTTGCTGCCTTGAGTCTGAAGATAAGGCAGgatgtacccagggcttttttgtagcaggaactcctttgcatattaggccacaccctgctaatgtagccaatcctcctggagcttagagtaggccctgcactaagagccctgtaaactcttggaggattggccacgacagcagggtgtggcctaatatgcaaaggagtccctgctaccccAAAAAGCTCTGGATGCAACTATTTAAAAGAAGCAAAGAAAATAGACCTTATACAAGAAGGCCTCATTGCAAAAAGGACAGACCATCCAAACATCTCATTTGATCagagagcttttaaaaataaGGTTAAGGTTACAAAACTGTCTTGACCTTTAAGGAGAGCAGAATTTGCCAAGGAAAAGGGTGGTGTTGGTCGGATTGTGCTGGATCCAGAAGAGAAATGGGTGATCGGCAACAAATTGTTCATAATGCACTAAAGATCTGTTGGAAACCACAGCGCCCGTGGCGGCAGCTGCTTCAGTGCCCACTTCATTCACTTCCACATAGGCTTTGTGCACCACTTTGGACAAGCAGAGTTGCGTCGAGGGAGACATTCCAGATAGGTTGGCTGCGGTTTCGCTAAACACATCAATCATCCCGAGCCTTTGCAAAGCCAAGTTGAGGTCAAATTCCTTTTCAAGCTTGAACCGGGGGATATACATTTCCACATCAAGCTCTTCCATGTTTTCAGAGGCAGTCCAGCGGGTTACATTCTCATGGCTCATGGCTTGTTCCACCTGCAGGGTCAGAGAAAATTCACCATTCACAAACTCAATGCAAAAGACCCCCTTTTGGTTTCCATTTGGAGTTAGGATAAGTGTGTTCGATAACGTTATATGTAATGAGAATTATTATACGAATTTATAATGTGATATTTCTTCATGATGATAATATATATTTGTTCCATAGTGTTTAAATTCCCCACCACCACAGTATCTGGGCTTGTTTGGGGGGAAAGAGGGGCAGAGCTGGCTGGGGAAGAGAAACGTAGAGGTAGCAGAGAACTGGCAGACGGCTTGCCTTGCTGGCAATGTACTGCTGGGCGCTAGTACATTGcatgggttctgctgggcttgcaaaatgcccccccccaccttcactTTCTACTGCAGAGGTTCTCCGATTTGACCATAgttctgttgggtttgcactgccacggtggcactggttctgctgggcacattgcattggttctgctggactttcaaaaatgctgccaccaccaccaccttcagtctctactgcagagattccctGGGACTTTGATTATCTTCTACTgggcttcctttcctttcctttcctttttttctttttttgctgttttctcctccattggaaacaatggaggatgggggcaccttctttggggacctgtaaatccaatcctcaccaaacttggaaggtagGTAAAGGAGAGTCAGTCGGAGATCCCTTGTGAGTTTAGTGTCTCTAGCATGTCGGGGAAGGGGGGTGTTCTAacacatcatgaacctcacaaacggAACCAATTTGTTTAGCTCTTAAAAGTTCAGCGTGGTCCGTGGCTCACAAACTAGGCACACCACGATCCGAAACAAACTGAATTTTCCtggctcatgcccatccctactcctgGGGTACAGGAATCTTTTAGCTGATAGGGCAGTAACATATCTAGTTATCAGTATGTCTTCTTGCCTCCCCAGAATTATTGTCTCAAAATGGTGGGAATAGGGatggcagctctgggttggaaaattcctggagatttggagggtagaGCCCAGAGatgcaagggtttggggaagagagggaccttTGTGGGGTATAacgccctagagtccaccctctgaagttgccatttccttcaggataACTGATATTTGTATTctggagaccagttataattCAGGAAGATCTCCAGGTACTGCCTGGAGTAACCTAACAGGGAATGACCACTACtggacccaggggtggaattctagcaggagctcctttgcatattaggccacacccccaatgtagccaatcatccaagagcttacaaaaaagtctcttgtaagctgttggaggattggctacatcaggggtgtgtggcctaatatgcaaaggagctcttgctagaattccacccctgactgaaCCCATAACACCAGTTGGCTGTTGAAGAAATGCTCCTAGAGCATTGGGAACTGCTATGAGCCTACTTCTGATACTTCCTTAAAGACCAGAAGCTTTGTCTTTTTACAAAAGAAGAGCTAAACTTAACAGTAACCAAGAGGCAAACAACTAGTGTCAGTGAGCATGAGAACGTAGACATGTTACATTTTCAGTGATCTGTATGTCACATTCATGCCATTAACAAAGAATTATCTATGCAACGTGGAACAGGAATTGACCATCCTGTTGATATTAGTTTAAGGTCTCACTGATTTTATCTGACATGAATCCTTGATTTAATTGGACCATTTGTCAAATGTAAAAAACTGCAAGAAAACAAATTGGATTTCTAATGAAACAGCAGCACCCTCTCGTGTCTATAATTGTGAACAGCATTTAATATTTCCATCCTGCCCAGGGTGAGGAGTTTAAATCCCGTTTACTTAAGAGCGAGTCCACACAGGCTAATTACATGCAATGTTTCCACCTTAAAGTCACTTCATTTGATGGAAACCAAAGGAAGGTATGATTTCTCCTGCctttgcagggcattttttgtagcaggaactcatttgcatattaggccacacacccctgatgtagccaatcctccaagagcttaaaggtaaaggtagtcccctgtgcaagcaccagtcgtttccgactctggggtgacgttactttcacgttttcacagcagactttttccggagtggtttgccattgccttccccagtcatctacactttccccccagcaagctgggtcctcagaaggatggacggctgagtcaacctgagccggctacctgaaaccagcttccgccgggattgaactcaggtcgtgagcagggagctcagactgcagtactgcagctttaccactcggcgccacggggctctttccaaaAGCttgcagagctcttagtacagggtctactgtaagctccaggaggattggctacatcaggggtgtgtggccaaatatgcaaaggaggtctggctataaaaagccctggatgagataAAGTACATTTTAATCCAAATAGAAAAGGTGGCAAATGGAAGTTTAGTTTAGGGTTGCAGGTCCTCCCTGGACACCAGTGgagatgggcggggggggggggtctggcttggtaaattcctggagatttgagggtggtgcctgggaaaagacaaaatttggggagggaaaggagctcagcagggatgtgatactACCATACAGTCTGCCCTCTTAAGCTGCCGTTGCCTCTATTGtctctctttctacaaaaaaaaaaaatccctgggtgaaacaatggtgatgtcagggggtgtagcccaatatgcaattgagttcccgctgggctttttctacaaaaaaaaagccctgctcctagaTAAATACATCTTACAAGGTGCAAGTCTATCCTGAAGTCTTTCTTGCCTTATTGAGACTGTCACCAAGTGCAGGTTGGATTTAATCGCCTCCCCTCACCAGTAACATCTTTTCCTCTTCAaaaggttatttaaaaaaaaaattcaactgcAGCAAGAACAGTGCGTAACTCAAAAGCTCACATACTGCATTGTAACGcttgaatatatgaacatatgaaacagcgtatactgaatcagaccctcggtccgtcacagtcggtattgtctactcagactggcagcagctctccaaggtctccagctagggttgccaatccccaggtgggggcaggggatcccccggtttggaggccctcccccgcttcaaggtcatcagaaagtgggggggaggaaaatgtccgctgggcactccactatactctatggagactgattctcatagatataatggagaatttatccctGAGTCTCTGGGGTGTCtgttcttttgaggtagaggcaccaaattttcagcatagcatccagtgcctctcctcaaaataccccccaagtttcaaaaagattggaccaggggatccaattttatgagccccaaaagacagtgcccctatccttcattatttccaaatggagggaaggcatttaaaagctgtgcagtcactttatatgtgatggccagaactcccctcagAGCTCAATCACActcgtcacacccttgatcctggctctacccccaaagtctcctggctcccctcccaaagtccccagagatttcttgagtaggacttggcaaccctatcaccagcTGAGGTCTTACAcctcacctcctacctgatccttttaactggagaaactgggaccttctgcatgccaagcagatgctctactgctgagtcacagcccctccattGGTTGGTCTCATTTTTAGAAAACGTTACAGTTCTGTGGTTTAACTCCCAATGGATTACCATTACCTGCTTCAGACCACCGATGGTATTTGGCAGCAAGATCATCATAGACAAGACATCACTGCAATATGGGAGGCAAAGAATCTGTGCGTTCACACCCGCCGTGCAGCCCAACTTAAACTTGCCTTTCTGGTGCATCATGGGCACAGATGCCCTCTCGTTCTGTTTTCAAAGGCAACATGGAAAGAAATGCAGTAAGTTCACCTGCAACTGGGCTGCGATTCCACAAGCAAGCAAAATCCATTCTTTTTTATAATGAGAGGTGTAGATTCTGAACTGTTGTATAACAGACAGGCATTCCTTATAAATTTTCCccatctgaacatatgaacatatgaagctgccttatactgaatcagaccctcggtccatcaaagtcaatattgtctacttagactggcagcggctctccggggtttccagctgaggtttttcatgccatttgcctggacccttttttggagatgccacggattgaacctgggattgaCATGGGCGTGTTCATGCGCACCATTCCCATATCTCAGCTTCCCtgtacattttcagtagtcatgcgCATGTGCACCCACATGTGTCATGCAGTAGTCATTCAGTAGTCATGCACATGTACTCATGTGCACTGAACagttttgattttaaaaagctGGATGTGATTTGGGGCGGCTTGGTGGTTTCACTCCACCAAGGCACCTCATTTGCACCCTTCCGCTTCCAGGCACCAAGGAGGGTAATTGGCGttcggctcaaaaatttgctaccacttcagaagtggtagctttttgagttgcaCTGCAGAGACCAGAGGAGGGGGTGAGgacgggcggcagatgtttgtgtgtggaaggattttttgggtcgatttcagaggcatctctgagtcggcccaaagtgccagtctgttagcTGCCGATATGTTCTCCCTCAGAATAGGCTCCTGGACCCACTGAACGTTGAAACAGAAATCAAATTTATCAGAACAAAGAGGCAGGGATGGATAATTATATTTACAAGTGAGTTTGGATTAGGATTGGTAGAGCAATGTTTAAAGATATATCCAGAACTGCTTTTTACAACACTAGAGATATtttgagagggtggggttttttttcttgcttttacTTTGGCTCACTGCTGTTATAGACAATTCACTGCTTATACAGTGATACAGATATTACTAGAGTgtcttatacccagggcttttttttggtaggaaaaaaccagcaggatctaatttgcatattaggccacgccccctgatgccaccattgtttcacatagggcttctttgtttaaaaaaaaaaaaaagcccagcaggaaatcatttgtatattaggccacacctcctgatgccaagtcagctggaactgcattcctgtgtgttcctgctcaaagccCTGGATGTTTCTACTTACAAAGGCAAAGTCCAGCAATTTAGGACCTATTAAGGTGTAACTTGATATGCTACCTATGACTACTCTAGTCCGGAAAAAGGTAATATCAAGTCTTGCCATTTCGTAATATACCAAAGCTGCCTTAAAAGGTCCCAGGCTCCTAAAAAGGTATGCAATACCTCACTCAGCATAAATTCTCTTTCTGTTGTAAGCTTTGGATCAAACTGGCGTTTCCAAGTAGCTTTAAAATAGGTGGCGTTGGCCAACACCAAGACAGCATCTCGTTCAATGACGCCCGGGGCAAAAAGTTCCTTGATTTTTCCTTTGAAAAGAAGAAAATGGAATTATTTTTGTATATACTTTGATTGTTGCTTTTAGAAAACTCTGTTGTATCTCCGCAATAGAAATGGTGAAAACGGTGAACAAACTGCCTACATGTTTTTGACATCAAGCAGAAAAAAATTGGTAAGGTAGGCCATTTGTTAAGTTTAAAGAACAATTTTTCCATTTAACTACTTCACAGCCAGAAAAAATTCTATGTGTTCATCTCTTCCTTTCAGCGTCACCACAATTATGGTAGCAAGGtgtgaaatggggagggggggggggacttgacaAAATTTGACTGACTTTGACCTGCGACTAAAAGTTCCAATATAGGTTGTTCCCATATACCAGGGGTCACTAACCATGATAAGTCCGCCAACGCCTTTGAAACGCTGACGCAGGTTGGTGtgcacaactacaaaatggctattgcaggaggtggagtcaatccaaaatggctgcctcaagaGGAGGTTGAACcaacacaaaatggccactacaGCCAATCATAAAATGTCAAGGAGTATAGTCATGCATAACTCTATCTAATAACAACTCTTCaacacataagaagaagaaggatattggatttatatcccgctctccactctgaatctcagagtcacagagctgttcacaatctcctttatcttcttcccccacaacaaacaccttgtgaggtaggtggggctgagagagctcttacagcagcttccgttttcaaggacaactcttgcaagagctatggctgacccaaggccattccagcaggtgcaagtgaaggagtggggaatcaaacccggttctctcagataagagtccgcacacttaacccctacaccaaactggctctcgcacaAGCTTTGTCTAACAAGATGCCTTTTAAGGCATAAGCTTTGTCTAACAAGGTGCGTTTTAAAATGTGCGTATTGTTTAAAAGTATTTTCTTACATAATCACAAATTACCTTCAATCACACAATAGAGATGCTATATGGAAGCTACCGGGGacgccactttaaaaaaaaaaaatggaataacCTCCCtagggtaggattgccaagtccctctgctgccgGCACAGGAGACACCTCTCACACATGCTTTGCGTACGCAGgtcaatgacatcacccagaagtgatgtcattgcacggGACGTGTTGTGCCAGGCACACTAGGATCCGccataaaaactctatggtactataaaGTTTTGCTAAGAATCTTTAGAACGTCTCTGGTGCAGCGTGCCTGGggcaatgatatcacttctgggtgatgtcatcacacagggcaCATTGCATGATGATGGggccctttgggggtggggatcccccttgcagcctgctccatgccagtgggttgggatccctcaaaccaggggatcctccaccCCTGGCatgagcttggcaaccctaccctagggAGGTATGCCTACCCACACATACACTGTTCTCTGAGATCCCTTGGTTTTTACAATGCCAAATCTCTTGTTGGAGCAGTGTATTAATTCAAGCTGACATGGGATTTAATAGGCAAATTGAGAATTGTTGTGATTTATAAACAGTTatctccctcacccccccccccggtatctTCCCCATATTTTGTTAATCTAATTAATTTCAGATATTGAAAAGCTTTTACTGGGGCTCGTTTTGATATCTTGCCATTACTGGCCAATGAAGGTCGTTTTAAGCGGATACCTTATGAGAAAAGAGTTTGCCCCTGTGATCAAATGTCTATTGAAGACCTATCTCACGTCACATCTTATTGTGGAAAACATGAGGCAGAACAAAATAGGTTTTTGTGTACCGTTTTATCTCCCGTTCTTGGAAGGTCAGACCAAGAGAAAATGGTATTCCTGTTGTCAGATAGAGATAAATATATTAGTTTCCAAGTGGCAAAGTTTGTGGCTGCCATTATAGATTTTGAAAAATGAGTAATGAGATATATTAACGACTCTCCTTTTTACCACCGTGGGCTGTATTTCTTCAGATGTCGTTGGATAAATTTTATTGATAATTCAGCCTCAATTTTATCATGATTAATATAATTCTGTTGTTGTATTGAATGTTttattgaggggttttttttattgttgtgttTGGTTGTCagttgctatggcattttgttgctaatgcaataaagattgattgattgactgttcgtcttcaggaggcagttaatttaggactgcatttgactgaCTCGGCTTTTAATTAATTGCACAGGGGACCAACTTTACCTCTATTTCATTAGTCCTAACTAGGCTTCCCAGTTAGGTGAAAGTTCCTCTAATTTCAGAGGCCCCAACCCGCCACCACAGAACTGGCCACTGGGGGGAGCCCCACTCCCAAAGAGCACCAGTGCACTGCAATGTGCCCAgtgtaatgacatcacccagaagggaTGTTATTGCATGGGCATGTTGCCAGGGGGACACTCTATCACTTAGGGGAAAACTCTATTATTCTcatgggggttttttttccctgtgtGATAGAGTGCCCCCTGgtaatgtgcctggcatgataatgtcaccttcgagtgatgtcatcgcacagcGCGTGCAAGAAGAGTCCCCTGCCCAGATCCAGgcgggacctggcaatcctaactggcgtttttaagaagaagaagatattggatttatatcccgccctccactccgaagagtctcagagcggctcacaatctcctttaccttcctcccccacaacagacaccctgtgaggtagatgaagatattggatttatatcccgccctccactctgaagagtctcagagcggctcacaatctcctttaccttcctcccccacaacaggcaccctgtgaggtagatgaagatattggatttatatcccgccctccactccaaagagtctcagagcggctcacaatctcctttaccttcctcccccacaacagacaccctgtgaggtgggtggggctggagggggctctcacagcagctgccctttcaaggacaacctctgccagggctatggctgacccaaggccatgctagcaggtgcaagtggaggagtggggaatcaaacccggttctcccagataagagtccgcacactcaaccactacaccaaactggctttccagtttTTAAACTGTAACTCTTAATTgggtttttaattgttgttttaattgtgttttatgATGTCTTATTTGCATTGTCAGCTGCCTCAAGTCCTGCGAGGaggaaaggtggctaataaatgtattgaatatatataaaaaaaataaataagtcccaatgtcttccttccctgaGCTCGCTTACCTTGTGTCTGTTTATCAATCATAGCATTAATGGCCTGCCTGGCATCCTCCAAGGAGTTATAGAAATCAACAGTTTGCAGTGTTGCTCCATAGATCTCTCTTGCATCCGTACAATATTGCTGCACAGcagaaaaataaaaagagtaagatAATGGATGGAAAGGCTCCTGGGGTATTTC
Above is a window of Heteronotia binoei isolate CCM8104 ecotype False Entrance Well chromosome 7, APGP_CSIRO_Hbin_v1, whole genome shotgun sequence DNA encoding:
- the LOC132574772 gene encoding leukocyte elastase inhibitor-like; protein product: MDFSQDSFSKAITAFGLDLYNEMIRSDTPQNIFCSPLSISCALSMVYLGAQGNTKIQMGQVLHFDKAQEGTRTVSSERRLPAVTSGHQRKHDPHCPVDGGINLQFKNLLSQLNSLGDGYQLSLANNLFAQAGYEFFPQYCTDAREIYGATLQTVDFYNSLEDARQAINAMIDKQTQGKIKELFAPGVIERDAVLVLANATYFKATWKRQFDPKLTTEREFMLSENERASVPMMHQKGKFKLGCTAGVNAQILCLPYCSDVLSMMILLPNTIGGLKQVEQAMSHENVTRWTASENMEELDVEMYIPRFKLEKEFDLNLALQRLGMIDVFSETAANLSGMSPSTQLCLSKVVHKAYVEVNEVGTEAAAATGAVVSNRSLVHYEQFVADHPFLFWIQHNPTNTTLFLGKFCSP